A section of the Pedobacter sp. HDW13 genome encodes:
- a CDS encoding APC family permease, with the protein MIGSGIFIVSADIMRNLGSGYWLIVVWVITGVMTVAAAISYGELSSMFPKAGGQYTYLKEIFGKMMGFLYGWGLFTVIQTGTIAAVAVAFGKFTAYLIPALNDAAPIFQSGSYKITWIQILAIGVILLLTYINTKGVESGKLLQNVFTGSKIIALIGLIILGFLLVKNNFWANNMSFGWSAFNNLKTDPTGNFLKSGWESISGMTIVGGIAAAMVGSVFSSVAWENVTFVSGEIENPKKNVVRSMVLGTTAVMILYLLVNFIYLNTLNRDSIAFALNDRVAVAASEQIFGSGIGTIVIAVLVMISTFGCVNGIVLAGARVFQSMAEDGMFFKAALKNNKNGVPEKSLWMQGVWASVLCLSGQYGNLLDMISFVIVLFYMITVAGVIYLRFKKPNLERPYKTWLYPVTPIIYLLIGAAFCTLLLIYKQQYTWPGLLIVLLGVPVYFFINKKEQQG; encoded by the coding sequence ATGATTGGAAGCGGTATCTTTATTGTTAGTGCCGATATCATGCGAAACCTGGGGTCGGGATACTGGTTGATTGTTGTTTGGGTAATTACCGGGGTAATGACGGTTGCGGCAGCAATTTCTTATGGCGAACTTTCATCTATGTTTCCAAAAGCAGGCGGGCAATACACTTACCTGAAAGAGATTTTTGGTAAAATGATGGGCTTCCTTTATGGCTGGGGACTATTTACAGTTATTCAAACAGGTACTATTGCGGCTGTTGCTGTTGCTTTTGGTAAATTTACAGCCTATTTAATACCAGCCTTAAACGATGCTGCTCCAATTTTTCAAAGTGGCAGTTACAAAATTACCTGGATACAGATTTTGGCTATTGGTGTTATCCTGCTTTTAACTTATATAAATACTAAAGGTGTTGAAAGCGGTAAGTTATTGCAGAATGTTTTTACAGGATCCAAGATTATAGCTTTAATTGGCTTAATTATTTTGGGTTTTCTGCTGGTAAAGAATAATTTTTGGGCTAATAACATGAGTTTTGGATGGTCGGCCTTTAATAATCTCAAAACAGATCCCACTGGCAATTTCCTAAAATCAGGTTGGGAATCTATTTCGGGAATGACCATAGTAGGCGGAATTGCAGCTGCAATGGTAGGGTCGGTATTTTCGAGCGTAGCCTGGGAGAATGTAACCTTTGTTTCGGGTGAAATTGAAAATCCAAAGAAAAATGTAGTTCGCTCAATGGTTTTGGGTACTACTGCAGTAATGATCCTTTATTTATTGGTTAATTTTATATATCTCAATACCTTAAATAGAGATAGTATTGCTTTTGCGCTAAACGATAGGGTGGCTGTTGCGGCTTCTGAACAGATTTTTGGTAGCGGAATAGGTACCATTGTTATTGCAGTTTTAGTAATGATCTCTACTTTTGGTTGCGTTAATGGAATCGTATTGGCAGGTGCAAGGGTTTTTCAAAGCATGGCAGAAGATGGCATGTTTTTTAAAGCAGCACTTAAAAATAATAAAAATGGAGTTCCCGAAAAATCACTTTGGATGCAAGGTGTTTGGGCATCCGTTTTATGTTTAAGTGGGCAATACGGCAATCTATTAGACATGATTTCTTTTGTTATTGTACTATTTTATATGATTACGGTTGCTGGTGTAATTTACTTAAGGTTTAAAAAACCTAATTTAGAAAGACCTTACAAAACATGGTTATATCCGGTTACGCCAATCATTTATTTATTAATTGGTGCCGCATTTTGCACTTTGTTGCTTATTTATAAACAACAATATACCTGGCCGGGGCTGCTAATCGTATTATTGGGTGTTCCTGTTTATTTTTTCATAAATAAAAAAGAACAGCAAGGGTAG
- a CDS encoding sodium-translocating pyrophosphatase, whose protein sequence is MDFLQNNLIYCIPALGLVGIIVMLIKSAWVSKQDAGDKNMQELAGYIADGAMAFLKAEWRVLSIFAVFTAALLAYSGTVTEINGIPLHSSWIISISFIIGAVFSATAGYIGMKAATKANVRTTQAARTSLKQALKVSFTGGTVMGLGVAGLAVLGLGGLFIVFLKHFNVVSVNSTEMKTAIEVLTGFSLGAESIALFARVGGGIYTKAADVGADLVGKVEAGIPEDDVRNPATIADNVGDNVGDVAGMGADLFGSYVATILATMVLGQEINVTDKFGGMSPILLPMVICGLGIIFSIIGTWFVTIKDEKSNVQNALNLGNWSSIIITAVASFFIVKWMLPETLSLRGYEFSNTNVFYAIMVGLVVGTIMSIVTEYFTAMGKKPVNSIIQQSSTGHATNIIAGLSVGMKSTVVPILVLAGGIMASFHFAGLYGVAIAAAGMMATTAMQLAIDAFGPIADNAGGIAEMSQLPPEVRERTDNLDAVGNTTAATGKGFAIASAALTSLALFAAFVGIAGISAIDIYKAPVLAGLFVGGMIPFIFSALCIQAVGKAAMDMVQEVRRQFREIPGIMEYKAKPEYEKCVAISTKASIREMMMPGAIALITPVIVGFTFGPEVLGGLLAGVTVTGVLMGIFQSNAGGAWDNAKKSFEQGVVINGETHYKKSEPHKASVTGDTVGDPFKDTSGPSMNILIKLMSIVSLVIAPYIAVKAIAGEHRTEVRKEIRIEQKTDSLGHTITDTLTNTTDTLQR, encoded by the coding sequence ATGGATTTTTTACAAAACAATTTAATTTACTGTATTCCGGCCCTGGGCCTTGTCGGTATTATAGTTATGCTAATTAAAAGTGCCTGGGTAAGCAAACAGGATGCGGGTGATAAAAACATGCAGGAGCTTGCTGGTTATATAGCCGATGGTGCAATGGCCTTTTTAAAAGCCGAATGGAGGGTATTGAGTATTTTTGCTGTTTTTACAGCTGCATTATTGGCCTATTCGGGCACCGTTACCGAAATTAATGGTATTCCATTGCATTCAAGCTGGATTATATCTATATCCTTTATTATAGGCGCAGTGTTTTCGGCAACTGCAGGCTACATTGGTATGAAAGCGGCTACTAAAGCCAACGTACGTACTACACAGGCTGCAAGAACCAGTTTAAAGCAAGCCTTAAAAGTTTCGTTTACCGGCGGAACTGTTATGGGGCTTGGTGTTGCAGGCCTTGCCGTTTTAGGTTTAGGCGGGTTATTCATTGTATTTTTAAAGCATTTCAACGTAGTTTCGGTTAATAGCACCGAAATGAAAACAGCCATAGAGGTTTTAACAGGTTTCTCATTGGGAGCCGAATCGATTGCTTTATTTGCCCGCGTAGGTGGAGGTATATACACTAAAGCGGCTGATGTTGGTGCCGATTTGGTTGGTAAGGTTGAAGCAGGTATACCGGAAGATGATGTACGTAACCCCGCCACCATTGCCGATAACGTAGGTGATAACGTAGGTGATGTTGCCGGAATGGGTGCAGATTTATTCGGCTCGTATGTAGCTACAATTTTAGCAACCATGGTATTAGGTCAGGAAATTAATGTTACTGATAAATTTGGTGGCATGTCGCCAATTCTTTTGCCTATGGTAATTTGTGGTTTAGGTATTATATTCTCTATTATAGGAACCTGGTTTGTTACCATTAAAGACGAAAAATCGAACGTACAGAATGCCCTGAATCTGGGAAACTGGTCATCAATTATAATAACCGCGGTAGCTTCTTTCTTTATTGTTAAATGGATGCTGCCTGAAACCCTAAGCCTTCGTGGTTACGAGTTTTCGAACACCAATGTATTTTATGCCATTATGGTGGGTTTAGTAGTGGGTACTATTATGAGTATCGTTACCGAATACTTTACTGCAATGGGCAAAAAACCTGTAAACTCTATTATCCAGCAATCTTCTACAGGTCATGCTACCAATATTATTGCAGGCTTATCAGTAGGTATGAAATCTACAGTAGTTCCGATTTTGGTATTGGCAGGCGGTATTATGGCTTCCTTTCATTTTGCAGGTTTATATGGTGTGGCCATTGCCGCAGCCGGAATGATGGCTACTACAGCCATGCAGTTAGCCATCGATGCTTTCGGACCGATTGCCGATAATGCAGGTGGTATTGCCGAAATGAGCCAGTTGCCGCCAGAAGTACGCGAACGCACCGATAATTTAGATGCGGTTGGAAATACCACTGCAGCTACCGGTAAAGGCTTCGCTATTGCTTCTGCAGCGCTTACCTCACTAGCTTTATTCGCAGCCTTTGTTGGAATTGCAGGCATTTCGGCTATCGATATCTATAAAGCACCAGTACTGGCCGGTTTATTTGTTGGCGGAATGATTCCTTTTATTTTCTCTGCGCTATGTATCCAGGCCGTGGGTAAAGCTGCCATGGATATGGTACAGGAAGTACGTCGCCAATTCCGCGAAATACCTGGTATTATGGAATACAAAGCCAAGCCAGAATACGAAAAATGTGTGGCCATCTCTACCAAAGCTTCTATCCGTGAAATGATGATGCCTGGTGCCATTGCCTTAATTACACCAGTAATTGTAGGCTTTACCTTTGGCCCTGAAGTTTTAGGCGGTTTACTGGCCGGTGTTACCGTAACCGGTGTATTGATGGGAATTTTCCAAAGCAATGCAGGTGGTGCCTGGGATAATGCCAAGAAATCTTTTGAACAAGGCGTAGTGATTAACGGTGAAACACACTATAAAAAATCAGAGCCGCACAAGGCTTCGGTTACAGGAGATACTGTTGGTGATCCTTTTAAAGATACATCAGGTCCTTCAATGAATATTTTGATCAAATTAATGTCTATCGTTTCACTTGTTATTGCACCTTACATCGCAGTTAAGGCAATTGCAGGCGAACACCGTACAGAAGTTCGCAAAGAAATCAGAATTGAGCAAAAAACCGATAGTTTAGGCCATACAATTACCGACACTTTAACGAATACCACAGACACTTTACAGCGTTAG
- a CDS encoding amino acid permease, with protein MGLFTKKPMHLLLEEAGDSAKGLKRTLSAGALVALGVGAIIGAGLFVRTAAAAAQNAGPSVTIGFIIAAIGCALAGLCYAELSSSIPISGSAYTYTYATMGELMAWVIGWDLVLEYAVGAATVGIAWSEYLNKLLVEVLHTSPIPYEWCHSPFQSHPDGTVSGIINLPALFIVGLLSLLLIKGTSESAFVNGLIVITKVSIVILIIVLGWGFIHEANHHPYIPEATTYVDHAGISHSFGGFWGVLGAAGTVFFAFIGFDAVSTAAQETKNPKTAMPIGILGSLAVCTVLYILFAHVLTGIAPVEFFRTKGGEASVVAAISEYMTGYGWLAKLVTVAILAGFSSVILVMLLGQSRVFYSMSKDGLLPKMFSDLHPKFKTPYKANLVILVIVGLFAAFIPGDVVGDMTSIGTLFAFMLVCIAVIILRKTDPDLPRQFRTPWVPIIPILGVVTCGLMILGLGWTNWLRLFGWLALGFIIYFGYSKKNSHLKDSK; from the coding sequence ATGGGTTTATTTACTAAGAAGCCGATGCATTTACTGCTAGAAGAAGCAGGAGATTCAGCCAAAGGCTTAAAGCGTACACTTAGCGCAGGTGCACTAGTGGCATTAGGTGTGGGCGCAATTATTGGTGCTGGTCTATTTGTTAGAACAGCAGCAGCAGCGGCACAAAATGCTGGGCCATCCGTTACCATCGGCTTTATCATTGCCGCAATTGGTTGCGCATTGGCCGGTTTATGCTACGCAGAATTATCATCATCCATTCCGATCTCAGGTAGTGCGTACACTTACACTTATGCCACCATGGGCGAGCTTATGGCTTGGGTAATTGGTTGGGATTTAGTATTAGAATATGCAGTTGGAGCTGCAACAGTAGGTATTGCCTGGAGCGAATACCTGAATAAATTACTGGTCGAAGTACTCCATACATCGCCCATACCTTACGAATGGTGCCACTCACCTTTCCAATCACATCCTGATGGTACCGTAAGCGGCATTATCAATCTTCCTGCTTTATTTATTGTTGGTTTATTGAGTTTACTGTTAATTAAAGGAACTTCAGAATCTGCTTTTGTAAACGGTCTTATCGTAATTACCAAAGTAAGTATTGTAATCTTAATTATTGTTTTAGGCTGGGGCTTTATTCATGAGGCGAACCACCATCCGTATATTCCTGAAGCAACTACTTATGTAGACCATGCTGGCATCAGCCATAGTTTTGGTGGTTTCTGGGGTGTTCTCGGCGCTGCTGGAACGGTATTTTTTGCCTTTATCGGCTTTGATGCGGTTAGTACTGCAGCGCAGGAAACTAAAAACCCTAAAACAGCAATGCCAATTGGTATCTTAGGCTCATTAGCTGTTTGTACCGTTTTATACATTTTATTTGCACACGTTTTAACCGGTATTGCTCCAGTTGAGTTCTTCAGAACTAAAGGTGGCGAAGCATCGGTAGTGGCTGCAATTAGCGAATATATGACAGGTTACGGCTGGTTAGCTAAATTGGTTACTGTAGCTATTTTGGCAGGTTTCTCTTCTGTAATCCTGGTAATGTTATTAGGCCAGAGCCGCGTGTTTTATTCGATGAGTAAAGATGGCTTATTGCCAAAAATGTTCAGCGATTTACACCCTAAATTCAAAACACCGTACAAAGCCAACTTAGTAATTTTGGTAATTGTAGGTTTATTTGCTGCTTTCATCCCTGGCGATGTGGTAGGTGATATGACTAGTATCGGTACTTTATTTGCCTTTATGTTGGTTTGTATCGCGGTAATTATCTTAAGAAAAACTGATCCAGATCTTCCACGTCAGTTCAGAACACCTTGGGTTCCTATCATTCCTATTTTAGGTGTTGTAACCTGTGGATTAATGATCCTAGGTTTAGGCTGGACAAACTGGTTAAGGTTATTTGGCTGGTTAGCTCTAGGTTTTATTATCTATTTTGGATACAGCAAAAAGAATTCTCATTTAAAAGATTCGAAATAA
- a CDS encoding porin — MQKKQNMTRYFASIKHVSISAIILLLFISSAGYAQRTINDVMDSTTVNHLLIISKKYGSLSFSGYLQPQFQLAQSKGTQAEFQGGNFGDFTNNRFRLRRGRLRADYMMLTDDGAPSTYFVLQFDGTEQGVAIRDFWGRYYENKWKILAVTLGLSGRPFGNELQLSSSVREAPERGRMSQILMRTERDLGVTFTLNPRWKDAKLKNIVLDFGIYNGQGLAGNGEFDNSKDFILRLSHKTYAFKNFTIAGGISTLQGGLDHRLPVSYKMEQSNDTWKMVKDSSASTVNKVAPRRYYGADIQLATKTKSWKSELRAEVISGLQTGTSTTSTTPGSYPVDNKAIALPFYTRTFNGAYFTFVQTLNSTDNQLILKYDWYDPNAKVKGLDISGDKGLSPADVRFDTFGFGFLHHFNPHFKAVLYYDIIKNEATQIQGYTADRKDNVLTLRTQFYF, encoded by the coding sequence TTGCAAAAAAAACAAAACATGACCCGTTATTTTGCTTCCATTAAGCACGTTTCTATTTCTGCAATTATATTACTGCTCTTTATTTCTTCAGCTGGTTACGCACAAAGAACAATTAACGATGTAATGGACTCGACAACGGTTAATCACCTGTTAATTATCTCGAAGAAATACGGCTCCTTATCCTTCAGTGGTTATTTACAACCACAGTTCCAATTGGCGCAATCGAAGGGTACTCAGGCCGAATTTCAGGGTGGTAATTTTGGTGATTTCACTAACAACAGATTCAGGCTAAGAAGAGGGCGCCTAAGGGCCGATTATATGATGCTAACAGACGATGGAGCCCCTTCCACTTATTTTGTGCTTCAGTTTGATGGTACCGAGCAAGGTGTGGCTATCCGAGATTTCTGGGGGCGTTACTATGAAAACAAATGGAAGATATTAGCAGTAACCCTTGGTCTTTCAGGCCGGCCATTCGGAAATGAGCTCCAACTGTCATCATCAGTTAGAGAGGCACCTGAGCGGGGTAGAATGTCTCAAATTTTAATGAGAACAGAACGTGATCTTGGCGTAACCTTTACTTTAAACCCACGGTGGAAAGATGCCAAACTCAAAAATATTGTATTGGATTTTGGTATCTACAATGGCCAGGGCTTGGCTGGTAACGGAGAGTTCGATAACAGTAAAGATTTTATCCTTAGGTTAAGCCATAAAACCTATGCTTTTAAAAACTTCACCATAGCTGGCGGAATAAGTACGCTTCAGGGAGGTTTAGATCATCGCTTGCCCGTAAGCTACAAAATGGAGCAATCAAATGATACGTGGAAAATGGTTAAAGACTCATCGGCTTCGACTGTAAACAAGGTGGCACCGAGAAGATATTATGGAGCCGATATCCAACTGGCTACAAAAACCAAAAGCTGGAAATCGGAGCTTAGGGCAGAAGTAATATCGGGCTTACAAACGGGTACTTCAACCACTTCAACTACTCCGGGTTCTTATCCTGTTGATAATAAGGCCATAGCTTTGCCATTTTACACCCGTACCTTTAACGGCGCTTACTTTACCTTCGTGCAAACCTTAAATAGTACCGATAACCAGCTTATTTTGAAATATGACTGGTATGATCCAAATGCTAAAGTAAAAGGGCTTGATATTTCGGGTGATAAAGGACTTTCTCCTGCCGATGTTCGTTTTGATACCTTTGGTTTTGGCTTTTTACATCACTTTAACCCGCATTTTAAAGCTGTTCTTTATTACGATATCATTAAAAATGAGGCAACTCAGATTCAAGGTTATACAGCCGATAGAAAAGATAATGTACTTACACTGAGAACACAGTTCTATTTCTAA
- a CDS encoding MarC family protein — protein sequence MTFNLSQILSTTMVLFAIIDILGAIPVVIELRRKAGHIESEKASLVAAGLMILFLFLGESLLKVIGLDVESFAIAGSFVIFFIAMEMVLGLTIFKEEAPETVSIVPLAFPLIAGAGTMTTLLSLKTEYHTQNILVGILLNILFVYFVLKNTNRLEKLFGKTGLNILRKAFGVILLAIAIKLFRNNTGL from the coding sequence ATGACGTTCAACTTAAGCCAGATACTATCAACAACGATGGTGCTGTTTGCCATAATCGATATTTTGGGAGCCATCCCTGTAGTAATCGAATTGCGCAGAAAGGCTGGTCATATCGAATCTGAAAAAGCTTCATTGGTGGCGGCAGGCTTAATGATCCTTTTTCTTTTCCTGGGCGAATCTTTATTAAAAGTAATTGGCCTGGATGTAGAATCTTTTGCCATTGCGGGCTCATTTGTAATCTTTTTTATTGCCATGGAAATGGTTTTGGGCTTAACCATCTTTAAAGAAGAAGCACCCGAAACGGTATCGATTGTTCCCCTCGCTTTCCCGCTAATTGCCGGCGCCGGAACCATGACTACCCTGCTTTCATTAAAAACAGAATACCATACGCAGAACATTCTGGTTGGGATTTTATTGAATATACTCTTTGTATACTTCGTTTTAAAGAATACCAACCGATTAGAAAAACTATTTGGTAAAACAGGCTTAAATATCCTAAGAAAGGCATTTGGGGTAATTCTACTCGCTATTGCGATTAAACTTTTTAGAAATAATACGGGGTTGTAG
- a CDS encoding RsmB/NOP family class I SAM-dependent RNA methyltransferase yields MRVDHQIRAFEQILNSYDGSLPLHRFLPAYFKQNKQMGSSDRRWATRHVYSFFRLGKALPALNNEERLSVADFLCHDTLSLIVEKNLSGLAASITLALEEKLLLVKAKYPEFDLTQVYPFHTALSESVSKELFFASFFQQPDLFIRVAAADSASIVAKLEDENIPINAISDTALAMPNGTKLETILKEGSYQVQDLSSQHTGEYFKPNKWDKWWDCCAASGGKTLLLHSFEPVIELLVTDLRESVLLNLDERFRLAGIKKYHKKELDLLQNNDQVLHHYQFDGVILDAPCTGSGTWGRTPEMLTFFGERKINQFATIQKGIAQNVVKYLKPGKPLIYITCSAFAAENEAIVKHLTDTLPLELEKMELIKGYENQADTMFVARLIKT; encoded by the coding sequence ATGAGAGTAGACCATCAGATCAGAGCCTTCGAACAGATTTTAAATAGTTACGATGGAAGTTTGCCTTTACATCGGTTTCTGCCGGCTTATTTTAAGCAAAATAAGCAAATGGGCTCGTCTGACAGGAGGTGGGCTACCCGGCACGTTTATAGTTTTTTTCGTTTAGGAAAAGCCTTGCCTGCACTCAATAACGAAGAACGTTTAAGTGTTGCCGATTTTTTGTGCCACGATACACTAAGCCTGATTGTAGAGAAGAATCTTTCGGGTTTGGCAGCTAGTATTACATTGGCACTGGAAGAAAAACTTTTACTTGTTAAAGCTAAATACCCTGAATTTGATTTAACACAAGTATATCCATTTCATACTGCACTTTCTGAAAGCGTAAGTAAAGAATTGTTTTTTGCTTCTTTCTTTCAGCAGCCTGATTTATTTATCCGGGTAGCTGCGGCCGATTCGGCCAGTATTGTTGCTAAATTAGAGGATGAAAATATCCCGATTAATGCCATTTCTGATACAGCTTTAGCCATGCCTAATGGTACTAAGCTCGAAACCATTTTAAAAGAAGGAAGCTATCAGGTACAGGATCTTTCTTCGCAACATACAGGCGAATATTTTAAACCCAATAAATGGGATAAGTGGTGGGATTGCTGTGCAGCATCAGGCGGAAAAACCTTGCTTCTGCATAGCTTTGAGCCCGTAATTGAGCTTCTGGTAACCGATTTAAGAGAAAGTGTGCTCCTGAACCTAGATGAACGTTTCCGGCTGGCAGGGATCAAAAAGTACCATAAAAAAGAGCTGGATCTTTTACAAAATAACGATCAGGTTTTACACCACTATCAGTTTGACGGGGTCATTTTAGATGCACCTTGTACGGGCTCGGGCACCTGGGGGCGTACACCCGAAATGCTGACTTTTTTCGGTGAACGTAAAATCAATCAGTTTGCGACGATACAGAAGGGGATTGCCCAAAATGTAGTGAAATACCTTAAACCTGGTAAGCCATTGATTTATATCACCTGTTCGGCCTTTGCAGCAGAAAATGAAGCTATAGTTAAGCACCTTACCGATACGTTACCGCTTGAACTGGAAAAAATGGAACTGATAAAAGGGTATGAAAATCAAGCTGATACCATGTTTGTAGCGCGGCTAATCAAAACCTAG
- a CDS encoding ABC transporter substrate-binding protein yields the protein MNFKKVYGLLVWSALVLAACSPKIKTPKPEPAKPVENEKAIDKKPVKKFAQGASVSLLVPFKLSELNLKTATKAEIEKYAMPIDFYQGFKLGLDSAAAQGLNFKLNVFDTEDDNAHIASLYKNDRFKQSNLIIGPVFPEGLKYISAYSKENNALVVSPLAASQPADFNNPNLISIVNNIDLHAKKISAYIAKNFNPASTIVVLINPRKTEDEQFGAPIRNYFQANTKFTVQEYASAYAFETKMIKGKQYAVVVTSSDRAFVLPTIEKLYKLKHLPAGGYSIALFGHPNWVKQNYPTDKMQDLNTIVSSSYKIDYKNSAVTSFIKKYRYKYGFEPGEYAFKGFDIAYYFGRLLATYGEDYKDYIVKDRYKGLHNNFSFIHDEKLGYINTSLMLLRFKNFTLNIVE from the coding sequence ATGAATTTCAAAAAGGTTTATGGATTACTGGTTTGGTCTGCGTTAGTTTTAGCGGCATGTTCGCCTAAAATTAAAACCCCTAAGCCTGAACCGGCAAAACCTGTCGAGAATGAAAAAGCGATTGATAAAAAGCCTGTTAAAAAGTTTGCGCAGGGTGCCAGTGTTTCCTTATTGGTTCCGTTTAAGTTAAGCGAACTGAATTTAAAAACGGCTACCAAAGCAGAGATTGAAAAATATGCCATGCCCATCGATTTTTATCAGGGCTTTAAACTGGGCCTGGATTCAGCAGCAGCACAGGGTTTAAACTTTAAACTTAATGTTTTTGATACCGAAGATGATAACGCACATATTGCTTCGTTGTATAAGAACGATCGCTTTAAGCAGAGTAATTTAATTATTGGCCCTGTTTTTCCGGAAGGATTGAAATATATTTCTGCTTATTCGAAAGAAAACAATGCGTTGGTGGTTTCTCCATTGGCTGCTTCGCAACCAGCCGATTTTAACAACCCGAACCTGATCTCTATTGTAAACAATATCGATCTCCATGCAAAAAAAATAAGCGCTTACATTGCCAAAAACTTTAACCCTGCCAGTACCATTGTAGTGCTCATCAATCCACGGAAAACCGAAGATGAACAATTTGGTGCCCCCATCAGGAATTATTTTCAGGCTAATACTAAATTTACAGTGCAGGAGTATGCTTCGGCTTATGCTTTCGAAACCAAAATGATTAAGGGTAAACAATACGCAGTGGTGGTAACTTCTTCCGATCGTGCCTTTGTACTGCCTACTATCGAAAAACTGTACAAATTAAAGCATCTTCCGGCAGGTGGTTATAGTATAGCCCTGTTCGGTCATCCCAATTGGGTAAAACAAAACTATCCGACCGATAAAATGCAGGATTTGAATACTATCGTCAGTTCATCTTACAAAATTGATTATAAAAATAGTGCAGTAACCTCATTTATTAAAAAATATCGCTATAAATATGGCTTTGAGCCAGGAGAGTATGCCTTTAAAGGTTTCGATATTGCCTACTATTTTGGCCGTTTGCTTGCTACCTACGGCGAAGATTACAAAGATTATATTGTAAAAGACCGTTATAAAGGTTTGCATAATAATTTTTCGTTTATCCATGATGAAAAATTAGGCTATATTAACACCAGTTTAATGTTATTGAGGTTTAAAAACTTTACCTTAAACATTGTTGAGTAA
- the guaA gene encoding glutamine-hydrolyzing GMP synthase — translation MQEKIIIVDFGSQFTQLIARRVRELNIYCEIYPYNNLPEISPDVKGIIFSGSPYSVRQEDAPQIDLSKYHLKYPLLAVCYGAQYIAQHSGGDVQPSSTREYGRANLNFVNQENKLFKGINIDSQVWMSHGDTITSIPDNFELIASTDSVRVAAYHIKDSDTYAIQFHPEVTHSIDGKILLENFLVDICGCSQDWTSAAFVETTIADIKATVGNDKVVLALSGGVDSSVAAVLLHKAIGTNLHCIFVDNGLLRKNEYESVLEQYKDFGLNIKGVDAKDKFLSQLAGVEDPEQKRKIIGRVFIEVFDEESHLIQDVKWLAQGTIYPDIIESVSVKGPSATIKSHHNVGGLPDFMKLKVVEPLKTLFKDEVRRVGTALGLESFILGRHPFPGPGLGIRIIGEVTAEKVAILQDADKIYIDNLKEAGLYDQVWQAGAIFLPVRSVGVMGDERTYENVIALRAVESLDGMTADWCHLPYPVLAKISNEIINKVKGINRVVYDISSKPPATIEWE, via the coding sequence ATGCAAGAAAAAATCATTATCGTCGATTTTGGTTCGCAGTTTACACAACTCATTGCCCGTAGGGTTCGCGAACTAAATATTTACTGTGAAATATATCCATACAACAATCTTCCTGAGATTAGCCCTGATGTAAAGGGTATTATTTTTTCAGGTAGTCCATATTCTGTTCGTCAGGAAGATGCCCCTCAAATCGATTTATCGAAATACCATTTAAAATATCCTTTACTGGCTGTTTGTTATGGTGCACAATACATTGCTCAACATTCTGGTGGCGATGTACAGCCTTCTTCAACACGCGAGTATGGCCGTGCAAACCTTAACTTTGTTAATCAGGAAAACAAATTATTTAAAGGCATTAACATCGATTCGCAGGTGTGGATGAGTCATGGCGATACCATTACCAGCATTCCGGATAATTTTGAGCTGATTGCCAGTACCGATAGTGTAAGGGTTGCCGCTTACCACATTAAAGATTCTGATACTTATGCCATTCAGTTCCACCCTGAGGTAACACACAGTATTGATGGAAAGATCCTTCTAGAAAACTTCCTTGTTGATATTTGTGGTTGCAGCCAGGATTGGACTTCAGCAGCGTTTGTTGAAACTACAATTGCCGATATTAAAGCTACAGTAGGTAATGACAAAGTTGTTTTAGCCCTTTCTGGAGGTGTTGATAGTAGTGTTGCTGCTGTATTATTGCATAAGGCTATTGGTACAAACCTACATTGTATATTTGTTGATAATGGTTTATTGCGTAAAAACGAATATGAAAGTGTTTTAGAACAATATAAAGACTTTGGCTTAAACATTAAAGGTGTTGATGCAAAGGATAAATTCTTAAGCCAGCTGGCTGGAGTAGAAGATCCGGAGCAAAAACGTAAAATCATTGGTCGCGTATTTATCGAGGTATTTGATGAAGAATCGCATTTGATCCAAGATGTAAAATGGTTAGCTCAAGGTACAATCTATCCTGATATTATCGAATCTGTATCGGTAAAGGGCCCTTCGGCAACCATCAAGTCTCACCACAATGTGGGTGGTTTACCAGACTTTATGAAACTTAAAGTGGTAGAGCCGCTTAAAACTTTGTTTAAAGATGAAGTAAGAAGAGTAGGTACTGCATTAGGTTTAGAATCGTTTATTTTAGGTCGTCACCCTTTCCCGGGACCAGGTTTAGGTATCCGTATTATTGGTGAGGTAACTGCCGAAAAAGTGGCTATTTTACAGGATGCTGATAAAATTTATATTGATAACTTAAAAGAAGCAGGTCTTTACGATCAGGTTTGGCAGGCAGGGGCAATCTTTTTGCCAGTAAGATCAGTTGGTGTGATGGGCGATGAGCGTACTTACGAAAACGTAATTGCTTTGAGAGCTGTAGAATCGCTTGATGGTATGACAGCGGATTGGTGCCACTTACCTTACCCTGTATTGGCTAAAATTTCGAACGAAATTATTAACAAGGTGAAGGGGATTAACAGGGTGGTATACGATATTAGCTCTAAGCCACCGGCAACTATTGAGTGGGAATAG